The following proteins come from a genomic window of Arsenicicoccus dermatophilus:
- a CDS encoding DUF4913 domain-containing protein has translation MTPDRLQALKVAASEAAEAELNPPTCQAVHGDEPVIDQTSDQRPRHAPSLYYGSVDQFVREFLMPTYRRRVGEEGRAELRWSARWWESAKAIIRLEAMWRAWEHLRLNPATGISTWLRDHADHHMSILASPLGPFAKSKDTADLDTPLPYEAPPKASSPTHTPTANLRPREPCHDAPRTGTGPGVGTKAPRRQDPA, from the coding sequence TTGACCCCCGACCGGCTCCAAGCCCTCAAGGTAGCGGCCTCCGAGGCCGCCGAAGCCGAGCTGAACCCCCCCACCTGCCAGGCAGTCCACGGTGATGAGCCCGTCATCGACCAGACAAGCGACCAACGGCCCCGACACGCCCCCTCGCTCTACTACGGCAGCGTCGACCAGTTCGTGCGTGAGTTCCTGATGCCGACCTACCGCCGCCGCGTCGGCGAAGAAGGACGCGCCGAGCTGCGCTGGTCCGCCCGCTGGTGGGAATCAGCCAAAGCTATCATCCGCCTCGAAGCCATGTGGCGAGCCTGGGAACACCTCCGCCTCAACCCCGCCACCGGCATCTCCACCTGGCTCCGCGACCACGCCGACCACCACATGAGCATCCTCGCCAGCCCACTCGGCCCATTCGCCAAATCCAAAGACACCGCTGATCTCGACACACCACTGCCCTACGAAGCACCCCCGAAGGCCTCTTCCCCAACGCATACGCCGACGGCCAACCTCCGACCCCGTGAACCATGCCACGACGCACCCAGAACCGGCACCGGTCCTGGCGTCGGGACGAAGGCTCCCCGACGCCAGGACCCAGCGTGA